The following coding sequences are from one Lolium rigidum isolate FL_2022 chromosome 6, APGP_CSIRO_Lrig_0.1, whole genome shotgun sequence window:
- the LOC124659249 gene encoding spermatogenesis-associated protein 20-like produces the protein MSSSSASAHGGAAGKPNRLAAEHSPYLLQHAHNPVDWYPWGDEAFEKARKLDIPIFLSIGYSTCHWCHVMEVESFENEEVAKLLNDWFVSIKVDREERPDVDKVYMTYVSALYGGGGWPLSVFLSPNLKPLMGGTYFPPDDQYGRPGFKTILRKVKDAWENKRDAIEQSGNVVIEQLRDALSAKATPQDVPNDLAARYVDQCVEKLASSYDPKFGGFGSAPKFPRPVEDCIMLYKFRKHLEARQESEAQNIMKMVTRTLQCMARGGVHDHIGGGFHRYSVDECWHVPHFEKMLYDQGQIANVYLDTFVITGDEYYSWAARDILDYLRRDMIGEEGEIFSAEDADSAEYEGARKKEGSFYVWTSKEIEDTLGENAELFKNHYYVKSSGNCDLSGMSDPHNEFSGKNVLIERKPGSLIASKFGKSVDEYSQILGDCKQKLFDVRSKRPRPHLDDKVIVSWNGLAISAFARASQILKSGPPGTKYYFPVTGCDPVEYLQVAEKAANFIKDKLYDESSKRLHHSYRNGPAKAPGFLDDYAFLINGLLDLYEYGGKIEWLLWAIQLQVIQDELFLDKEGGAYFNTPGEDPSVLLRVKEDYDGAEPSGNSMAAINMIRLSSIFDAAKSEGYKRNVEHLLAVFETRLRELGIALPLMCCAADMLSVPSRKQVVLVGDKGSAEFQNMVAAAFSSYDPNRTVIQIDPRNTEEMAFWESNNANIAQMARGSPTEEPAVAHVCQEFKCSPPVTSPGSLRELLNKTVAVAGSSV, from the exons TTGGCTATAGCACGTGCCACTG GTGCCATGTAATGGAGGTGGAATCTTTTGAGAATGAAGAAGTTGCGAAGCTCCTCAATGATTGGTTTGTTAGCATCAAG GTGGATCGGGAAGAGCGGCCAGATGTTGACAAG GTATATATGACATACGTGTCAGCgctgtacggtggtggtggttggcCTCTGAGCGTCTTTTTATCACCTAACTTGAAACCGTTGATGGGTGGCACATACTTTCCACCAGATGATCAGTATGGGAGACCTGGGTTCAAGACTATTTTAAG GAAGGTCAAGGACGCCTGGGAAAATAAACGTGATGCGATTGAGCAGTCAGGAAATGTGGTCATCGAGCAACTTAGAGATGCATTATCTGCTAAGGCTACCCCTCAAGATGTGCCAAATGATTTGGCTGCCCGTTATGTAGATCAATGTGTTGAAAAG TTAGCAAGCAGTTATGACCCGAAATTTGGCGGGTTTGGCTCTGCTCCCAAGTTTCCAAGACCTGTTGAAGATTGTATAATGCTCTACAAATTTCGAAAGCACCTGGAAGCTAGGCAAGAGAGTGAAGCCCAAAACATAATGAAGATGGTAACTCGTACACTGCAATGTATGGCTAGAGGTGGAGTTCATGACCACATTGGTGGTGGCTTTCATAGATACAGTGTGGACGAGTGCTGGCATG TTCCACATTTTGAAAAAATGTTGTACGACCAGGGACAGATAGCCAATGTTTACTTGGATACATTTGTGATCACTGGAGATGAGTATTATTCTTGGGCTGCACGTGATATACTTGATTATTTGAGGAGAGACAtgatcggagaagaaggtgaaatTTTCTCAGCAGAAGATGCTGACAGTGCAGAATATGAAGGTGCTCGGAAAAAAGAGGGTTCTTTTTATGTGTGGACTAGTAAAGAG ATCGAAGACACGCTTGGGGAGAACGCAGAGCTGTTCAAGAATCACTACTATGTTAAATCCTCTGGCAACTGTGACCTTTCGGGGATGAGTGATCCTCACAATGAGTTCAGTGGTAAAAATGTGTTAATAGAAAGAAAACCAGGTTCACTGATAGCATCGAAGTTTGGCAAGTCTGTTGATGAATATTCTCAGATCCTCGGAGATTGCAAGCAGAAGTTGTTTGATGTCCGGTCAAAAAGGCCAAGACCACACTTGGATGACAAG GTTATTGTTTCATGGAATGGATTAGCAATATCTGCCTTCGCAAGGGCTTCACAAATTTTGAAGTCAGGACCACCTGGGACCAAGTATTATTTCCCAGTAACAGGATGCGAT CCAGTAGAATATCTTCAAGTTGCAGAAAAGGCAGCAAACTTTATAAAGGATAAACTCTATGATGAAAGCTCAAAAAGGCTGCATCATAGTTATCGGAATGGCCCAGCAAAAGCACCAGGGTTTTTAGATGATTATGCCTTTTTAATCAATGGCTTGCTGGATCTCTATGAATATGGTGGTAAGATCGAGTGGCTTCTGTGGGCTATCCAGCTGCAAGTCATTCAG GATGAATTGTTCTTGGACAAAGAAGGGGGCGCCTATTTCAATACTCCTGGAGAAGACCCTTCTGTCCTTTTGCGTGTTAAAGAAGACTATGATGGAGCAGAGCCCTCTGGAAACTCGATGGCAGCGATTAACATGATCAGATTGTCCAGTATATTTGATGCTGCAAAATCTGAAGGCTACAAACGTAATGTTGAACATCTTCTG GCGGTCTTTGAGACTAGACTGAGAGAACTTGGTATAGCGTTGCCACTGATGTGTTGCGCAGCAGACATGCTCTCTGTCCCGTCCAGGAAGCAGGTAGTGCTGGTGGGGGACAAAGGATCTGCAGAATTTCAAAACATGGTTGCAGCTGCTTTCTCATCATATGATCCAAACAGAACG GTGATCCAGATAGACCCCAGGAACACAGAAGAAATGGCATTCTGGGAGAGCAACAACGCAAACATTGCGCAGATGGCACGGGGCAGCCCAACGGAGGAGCCAGCGGTGGCGCATGTGTGCCAGGAGTTCAAGTGCAGCCCTCCAGTGACTTCTCCGGGTTCTCTCCGCGAGCTGCTCAACAAGACGGTGGCTGTTGCTGGTTCATCTGTCTGA
- the LOC124662474 gene encoding probable potassium transporter 2, translating to MHFQWRQHYKNLVLLAYQSFGVVYGDLSTSPLYVYKSTFSGRLGQYQDEQTVFGVLSLIFWTFTLLPLLKYVIIVLSADDNGEGGPFALYSLLCRHAKLSLLPNQQAADEELSTYYREGFSAQHGSSPWLRRFLEKHKKVKTGLLLVVLCGASMVIGDGVLTPAISVLSSMSGLQVRATGLQERSVVLLSCIVLVGLFSLQHRGTQKVAFMFAPIVIIWLFCIGGIGLYNIVHWNPRIYQALSPYYIIKFFRTTGTDGWIALGGILLSMTGSEAMFADLGHFTSASVRLAFITIIYPCLTLQYMGQAAFLSKNMFHMRTSFYDSIPVVGSQAVISATFSIVKQCHALGCFPRVKIVHTSRWIYGQIYIPEINWILMVLCVGVTVVFGDTTLIGNAYGIACMTVMIVTTFLMALIIIFVWQKNILFALLFLLFFGSIEAVYLSSSLMKVHQGGWVPLVLGFIFMCVMFIWHYGSRKKYLFDLQNKVSMRSILSLGPNLGIVRVPGIGLIYTELVTGVPAIFTHFVTNLPAFHEVLVFLCVKSVPVPYVPPDERYLVGRIGPRAYRMYRCIVRYGYKDMQRDDENFENMLVMSIAKFIMMEAEDVSSSASYDIANEGRMAVIRTTEDAGTPLGMRDLSGLADSISTTRSSKSESLRSLQSSYEQESPSAGRRRRVRFELPNEDTMDQQVKDELLALVEAKHAGVAYIMGHSYIKARRSSSYVKKIVIDVGYSFLRKNCRGPSVSLHIPHISLIEVGMIYYV from the exons ATGCATTTTCAGTGGAGGCAACACTACAAGAATCTGGTGCTGCTAGCATACCAGAGCTTCGGTGTTGTGTATGGGGACCTAAGCACATCCCCCCTCTATGTGTATAAAAGTACATTCTCAGGAAGGCTTGGACAGTACCAAGATGAACAGACAGTATTTGGTGTACTTTCCCTTATATTTTGGACCTTCACGCTTCTTCCTTTGCTCAAGTATGTCATTATTGTATTGAGCGCTGATGACAATGGCGAAG GTGGACCATTTGCTCTGTATTCTCTCCTCTGCAGGCATGCAAAGCTTAGCTTGCTTCCAAATCAACAAGCAGCAGATGAGGAGCTATCTACATACTACAGAGAGGGGTTTTCTGCTCAGCATGGGTCTTCACCTTGGCTAAGAAGGTTCCTAGAGAAGCACAAAAAAGTCAAAACTGGGCTTCTCCTTGTAGTTCTATGTGGTGCTAGCATGGTGATTGGTGACGGTGTCCTCACTCCAGCAATCTCAG TGCTATCATCTATGTCTGGGTTGCAAGTTCGAGCTACTGGTTTACAGGAAC GTTCGGTGGTGCTACTTTCATGCATTGTATTGGTTGGTCTGTTCTCCTTGCAACACCGAGGTACTCAGAAGGTGGCATTCATGTTTGCACCAATTGTTATCATCTGGCTCTTCTGCATTGGTGGAATTGGATTGTACAATATAGTTCATTGGAACCCACGGATTTACCAAGCGCTCTCCCCATATtatattattaagttctttaggaCGACCGGCACAGATGGCTGGATTGCTCTAGGAGGAATACTACTTTCTATGACAG GCAGTGAGGCTATGTTTGCCGATCTCGGTCATTTTACAAGTGCATCTGTCAGG CTAGCTTTTATTACAATCATATATCCATGTCTTACACTGCAATATATGGGCCAAGCAGCGTTTCTATCGAAGAACATGTTCCACATGCGCACAAGTTTTTATGACTCCATCCCAG TTGTTGGAAGCCAGGCTGTAATTTCAGCAACATTCTCTATTGTAAAGCAATGCCATGCTTTGGGTTGTTTCCCACGAGTGAAGATTGTTCACACATCTAGGTGGATCTATGGGCAGATTTACATTCCTGAAATAAATTGGATCCTTATGGTGCTATGTGTAGGTGTCACAGTTGTGTTCGGTGATACAACCCTTATTGGAAATGCCTATG GTATTGCTTGCATGACTGTTATGATTGTTACTACATTCTTGATGGCATTGATCATCATCTTTGTTTGGCAAAAGAACATACTATTTGCCTTGTTGTTTCTATtattcttcgggtccattgaagcTGTGTATCTTTCCTCTTCGCTCATGAAGGTTCATCAGGGAGGATGGGTGCCTCTTGTGCTTGGTTTCATATTCATGTGTGTTATGTTCATTTGGCATTATGGATCAAGGAAGAAGTACCTGTTTGATCTTCAGAACAAAGTGTCAATGAGATCAATCCTGTCTCTAGGTCCAAACCTTGGCATCGTTCGTGTTCCAGGAATTGGACTGATCTACACAGAGCTGGTGACTGGTGTGCCCGCCATCTTCACGCATTTTGTCACCAATCTCCCTGCCTTTCATGAAGTCCTAGTATTCCTTTGTGTCAAGTCAGTGCCGGTGCCATACGTGCCACCAGATGAGCGATACCTCGTAGGCAGGATTGGGCCTAGAGCGTACCGGATGTACCGTTGCATTGTCAGGTATGGTTACAAAGATATGCAGAGAGATGACGAGAACTTCGAGAACATGCTAGTCATGAGCATCGCAAAGTTCATCATGATGGAAGCCGAGGATGTCTCGTCTTCAGCAAGTTACGACATCGCTAACGAGGGAAGAATGGCCGTGATAAGAACCACAGAAGATGCCGGCACCCCACTGGGCATGAGAGATCTGAGCGGCCTCGCCGATTCCATCTCCACCACGAGGAGTAGCAAATCCGAGAGCCTCCGGAGCCTGCAGTCGTCCTACGAGCAGGAGTCCCCGAGCGCAGGACGGAGGCGCCGCGTCCGCTTCGAGCTGCCAAATGAGGACACCATGGACCAGCAGGTGAAGGACGAGCTGCTGGCGCTCGTGGAGGCGAAGCACGCGGGGGTCGCGTACATCATGGGCCATTCTTACATCAAAGCCAGGAGGAGCTCCAGTTATGTGAAGAAGATTGTGATCGATGTCGGCTACTCTTTCCTCCGGAAGAACTGCAGAGGCCCGTCAGTCTCGCTGCATATTCCACATATTAGCCTGATAGAAGTCGGTATGATCTACTATGTGTAG